One window from the genome of Pyrobaculum ferrireducens encodes:
- the cmr6 gene encoding type III-B CRISPR module RAMP protein Cmr6, translated as MAIAEFSRDTVLYIYENPPSWPSPKDVEKYVEELYESAKAVFKNVAILRFTLRTPLTIHTKWPYLPLEIGLAIHPLLNVPYIPGSSLKGLLSHHIDKACGLDAVELFGDAEHKGMLVVFDAYPVKWEKVMEPDIITPHYREVEGEISEVEASPTPLVYPTVPPGVEFAFIIAADADVGCIAELQQRIADALARGVGARTSLGYGRFKFKF; from the coding sequence GTGGCTATTGCAGAATTTTCGAGGGATACTGTGTTGTATATCTACGAGAATCCCCCCAGCTGGCCTTCTCCAAAAGACGTGGAGAAATATGTGGAGGAGCTCTACGAGTCTGCTAAGGCGGTATTCAAAAACGTTGCTATTTTGCGATTTACGTTAAGGACTCCGCTAACGATTCACACAAAGTGGCCGTACCTGCCCTTAGAGATTGGGCTAGCTATCCATCCCCTGTTGAATGTGCCTTATATCCCGGGTAGCTCGCTTAAGGGTCTGCTGAGCCACCATATTGATAAGGCGTGTGGATTAGATGCGGTGGAGCTGTTCGGCGATGCGGAGCATAAGGGCATGCTTGTCGTATTCGACGCATATCCCGTGAAGTGGGAAAAGGTTATGGAGCCGGATATCATTACGCCCCATTACCGAGAAGTGGAGGGGGAAATCTCTGAGGTGGAGGCGAGCCCTACTCCGCTGGTTTACCCCACGGTGCCGCCAGGTGTGGAGTTTGCTTTCATCATTGCCGCGGATGCCGATGTAGGGTGTATCGCGGAGCTTCAGCAGAGAATAGCTGACGCGTTAGCAAGAGGCGTGGGGGCTAGGACTTCGTTAGGATACGGAAGATTTAAATTTAAATTCTAA
- a CDS encoding RAMP superfamily CRISPR-associated protein, with protein sequence MSAVFRLTIATPMSLGWYKPEVLDRWFYIRPPSVKGLWRWWARAFVAGVMYEMGCLAGRSGKDVLLVPTSREAEAVSRVVGTVMGLGYAGEKAAMASKFALDIRVLREPSIDRTKGKVRVREYWADVHRFAYLTRKKPPIEYAVGGDFELEVSGGGPPQALEVLLVALTLEGLGKGGRKGLGSIDVTAVYRFRLARDLKQLVEDVRGWLRRWISPCSGKRPPFPPMPAVAEGVAEIYRVEGLNFSHLHDFFLRSHRARVLKGNYAIPDELRERLLAWVLGLPRKEEKTETGYGIKGDVKRRASTFIVSFHNNHVTGRGGYLTVIRSADWPTALEWTGGGDQQINIDFEKVSEAYDTALSEFREYVEKLGGSMSRLWP encoded by the coding sequence ATGTCTGCGGTATTTAGGCTTACTATTGCAACGCCGATGTCTCTTGGGTGGTACAAACCTGAGGTGCTTGACAGGTGGTTCTATATCAGGCCGCCGTCTGTAAAGGGTCTTTGGAGGTGGTGGGCTCGGGCCTTCGTCGCCGGGGTCATGTACGAAATGGGGTGTCTAGCGGGCAGGAGCGGTAAGGATGTGCTGTTAGTTCCCACATCGAGAGAGGCTGAGGCGGTATCTAGGGTGGTGGGCACTGTGATGGGTCTAGGATATGCTGGCGAAAAGGCGGCAATGGCATCCAAATTCGCGTTGGATATCAGGGTGTTAAGGGAGCCCTCTATAGACCGTACCAAGGGTAAGGTGCGGGTGAGGGAGTATTGGGCGGATGTGCATAGGTTCGCTTATTTAACCCGCAAAAAGCCGCCAATAGAGTACGCTGTGGGGGGCGATTTTGAGCTGGAGGTAAGTGGAGGCGGCCCGCCGCAAGCTCTTGAGGTTCTGTTGGTTGCGTTGACGCTTGAGGGTCTGGGGAAGGGAGGGCGGAAGGGGCTTGGCTCTATTGACGTCACAGCGGTGTACCGCTTCCGCCTTGCCCGTGATTTAAAACAACTAGTGGAGGACGTGAGGGGGTGGCTTAGGAGGTGGATATCTCCGTGTTCTGGCAAACGTCCTCCGTTTCCGCCTATGCCAGCTGTCGCAGAGGGTGTGGCGGAGATCTACCGCGTAGAGGGGTTAAATTTCTCTCATTTACACGACTTCTTTTTGCGGTCGCATAGGGCCCGCGTGCTGAAGGGCAATTACGCCATTCCGGATGAGCTTAGGGAGAGGCTCTTGGCGTGGGTTCTTGGCCTTCCGCGGAAAGAGGAGAAGACAGAGACGGGCTATGGGATTAAGGGCGATGTCAAGAGACGTGCGTCGACTTTTATTGTCTCCTTCCACAACAACCATGTGACGGGTAGAGGCGGCTATCTTACTGTGATTAGATCAGCCGACTGGCCTACGGCGCTGGAGTGGACAGGTGGCGGTGATCAGCAGATTAATATAGACTTTGAGAAAGTTTCTGAGGCGTATGATACAGCTTTGTCCGAGTTCCGGGAGTATGTGGAGAAGCTTGGTGGGAGTATGAGTAGGCTATGGCCGTGA
- the cmr4 gene encoding type III-B CRISPR module RAMP protein Cmr4 produces the protein MQALALFVYALSPLHVGVGRAEGAHVDLPVQRDEFELPVIWASSLKGALKSHAYKRGAGNDVRLVFGREPGERPDSISGVTLLDARLLLMPARSLRGVWIYVTTPHLLRLFTTYAEVYKGGEREGFKDAVENAQKLINNSIKNKALVSSKDYVDNGKIFLNEVEVEASVDPVVEAFANALRNLGIQLPKFDIAVVGDDLSREVIDRSLLVQYRVRLNRETKTVAEGGLWSEEYVPQFTLFHSAVVCRDVGDRTADKVCALFNNLLGGNPAVLWVGGKETIGKGLVRIWIK, from the coding sequence ATGCAAGCTTTAGCGCTGTTTGTATACGCCCTATCGCCTCTGCATGTGGGAGTGGGCCGAGCTGAGGGAGCTCATGTGGATCTGCCTGTTCAGAGAGATGAGTTTGAATTACCCGTGATTTGGGCGTCTTCGCTCAAGGGTGCTTTGAAGTCGCATGCATACAAGAGGGGGGCGGGGAATGACGTTCGCTTAGTGTTTGGTAGGGAGCCGGGGGAGCGGCCAGACTCCATCTCCGGCGTTACGCTACTTGACGCCAGGCTCCTCCTCATGCCCGCAAGATCGCTGAGGGGTGTCTGGATATACGTTACCACACCTCATTTGTTAAGACTTTTTACAACATATGCCGAGGTGTATAAGGGTGGTGAGAGGGAAGGCTTTAAAGATGCTGTGGAGAACGCGCAAAAGCTTATCAATAATAGCATTAAAAACAAGGCGTTAGTATCCTCTAAGGATTACGTTGACAATGGGAAGATTTTTCTTAACGAGGTAGAGGTTGAGGCTTCTGTTGACCCCGTGGTGGAGGCCTTTGCTAATGCGTTGAGGAACCTGGGGATCCAGTTGCCGAAGTTTGATATTGCTGTTGTTGGCGACGACTTAAGCCGCGAGGTGATTGATAGATCGCTCTTGGTTCAGTACAGGGTGAGGCTGAATAGGGAGACTAAGACGGTGGCTGAGGGGGGTTTGTGGAGCGAGGAGTATGTGCCGCAGTTTACTCTTTTCCATTCGGCGGTGGTTTGTAGAGATGTTGGGGATAGAACAGCTGATAAGGTATGTGCATTGTTTAACAACCTTCTAGGCGGTAACCCTGCTGTGCTTTGGGTGGGGGGGAAGGAGACTATTGGTAAGGGTCTGGTGAGAATATGGATCAAATAG